TTCATTAAAATTGGAACAACCATTACATGTTCCATTGccataacatttttttaaaaaaaagatactatAGATCACGCATATATCAGGGATGGAGGTCTACAAAATAACttttgaaatttatatgtaaatatgtaaaaaaTTGCGTCAATATGAACCAACTAGGAGGACTAGCTTGGTACACATAAAACATATTCATTAACAATAATAGTTATTTaggatttgctaaaaaaaagaaagctccTAAACATTCTATTAAACAAGACAAAACACCACATGTCACCAAACAAATTAAATCAAACTCCTTTATAGATAATGAAGAGATGGTACAAAATTGTTTATAGGAatgtattaaatattatatattttaaaagctaACAAATAGATTGAAAAATTTATCTAAAGCAACACTCATTTTAAGTTTTCTTCAAACATAATCTATAATATATGCCCGCGCAACgtgcgggctacctttctagttttaGATAATGTTTTCATATTTCCGTAATACTATTACAGGATGCAGGAAGGGCATCCAACATGTGTCAACCTTACGCCTATACCACATACAGATGGCCATCTCTGGAGGAAGTATGGAGAGAAGAAAATCAAGAACTCATCGTTCCCAAGGTACGTTTTGGAAATTTTCAACATCCCCTATATTACAATCCTAACTCACGTATAATCATAATGCCCATTGTGTTATCCGAGTTAAAACTAAACCCTAAACAATTGAGAGGCCGCCCGTATGAGAAAAGTGGCATTGAAGTAATATATACAAAAAGAATTGAGTAGGATATTATAATCTCCGGAATGAAATTTCTTACTTTTATGTATCACCATTCACCaaatatatataagtatttGTTTTCACTAAATATACATAAGTTTCATTCTGTACCAATCTTTGTCATCACCCAGGTATGAACCACATCTTTATTAATTAGTATATCTTTTGATCTCTACACTAAGAATGCACACAGCCATAATTGTGTAGTCCGGGATTTCAATTTGGGTTAATTTTGGTGTGGATGGACCGCGAGTATCATGAGGCATGACACTATCACACCTATATCACAatgtttttaaagaaaaaataatattttctaATCTTTGGTGCACGTACTAATTGCACATTTCATCAATCTAGATTATGTACCTGTATTTAGTATGTTTGGTACTCGTACCTACTAGTCTACTACCAAAAACTCGAATAGCCCCCAGGGCAGAAAATTAATTTACCTGACGTGTGTATTAATTAATCTGTCACGAATAAACCAATCTTTCAGACGTTGGTGTAAAACTGTCGCGATCTACAGGCTATACTACCGATGCTCTTACCGGGACGACAGGAATTGCATGGCGACCAAGGTGGTGCAGCAGGAGAACGACGCCGACCCGCCACTCTACAGGGTCACCTACATTCACCCGCACACCTGCAACccatcgccgccggccccgACGCCGGCCCATGTCTTCACCGAGCCACCGCCGGCCAAAGCGGAAGTACACCACGCGGTGTTGTTCAGGTTCAGCTCCACTGCCGGCGGCCACACGGCCAATAATGCAGTGCATCGTCAGCAGTGGCAGCCTGCGGCGGCTACGATGGCGGCGGGGGCCCAGGCGCAGCTGTCAATGACGATGAGCGACGACGAGCGGGagcagccgccggcggccaTCCGTTCTGCGCCGCCGGCACGGCGGCTGTCGATGTTCCGCGCCGTCGTTGATGGACTCAGGCAGATgcggtcgtcggcgccgccaacaccgtcgtcgtcgatggTGGTGGACGACGGATGGGACACGTTCTCGTCGTTTGATTTGGATACGTGCGAATTCAGTGTCGATGACGAGTTGCTCTGTGGTGACCATATGTATTTCCCGGACAGTATGCAGCAATAGTAGTTCTGACGAGCCTGATGGATGTTCAGACTAGTCGATCCGTAGTACCACTAGATTTGTCGTGGAATTATTTTGGTGCCatagtatttttttcttttcttttcgtgAGCATTTCACCAAACTTATAGTCATGAAAAATGCATATCGGAGCGcgtcatgaaaaaaaaagagggagagcACACTGGAGTCCAAATGTGTTGACATGCATTGTGAATACATGCACTCCTTATCACTCTTTGTTCAAAGCACCTACCGGGCTCTTACAAGATTTTAGTACCAATCCTACCTAGTAACATGCGCGTGCTATTGCTATGGCCATATTTGGTGATGATACAAATTAAACAGTTAAAATAcaatttatgttttaacaattaAACATACAATGAGATGGATATATGATTCACATAAAAACAATGATTAAGAACATTCCAAAGGGACCATCCGGCAACAGGTAAAGGGTAAAACACACCAGATAAGAGAAATGCATTAGTTTACCCAAACAGCAATCAATCCTTCCCGAAATGAATAATTCATTTTACACTTTATCAACTCACCATGGAAAGCAGATTCTGTCTTTGATGCCCACGAAATCATGCATGGGCAATATCTCAGTTGGTGACAGATATACAGTGCTGAAAATAGTTGAGAAAATTGGGAAACACTTTTAATCACCTATGTGGACATCCACCCATTTATTGCACGTCAA
Above is a window of Oryza sativa Japonica Group chromosome 10, ASM3414082v1 DNA encoding:
- the LOC107279019 gene encoding transcription factor WRKY45-2-like isoform X1, coding for MASRHQLQTMQFTDPASRSPRPVGGGVHGQPPPTPMSSPFSSRKPRMQEGHPTCVNLTPIPHTDGHLWRKYGEKKIKNSSFPRRWCKTVAIYRLYYRCSYRDDRNCMATKVVQQENDADPPLYRVTYIHPHTCNPSPPAPTPAHVFTEPPPAKAEVHHAVLFRFSSTAGGHTANNAVHRQQWQPAAATMAAGAQAQLSMTMSDDEREQPPAAIRSAPPARRLSMFRAVVDGLRQMRSSAPPTPSSSMVVDDGWDTFSSFDLDTCEFSVDDELLCGDHMYFPDSMQQ
- the LOC107279019 gene encoding transcription factor WRKY45-2-like isoform X2 translates to MASRHQLQTMQFTDPASRSPRPVGGGVHGQPPPTPMSSPFSSRKPRMQEGHPTCVNLTPIPHTDGHLWRKYGEKKIKNSSFPRLYYRCSYRDDRNCMATKVVQQENDADPPLYRVTYIHPHTCNPSPPAPTPAHVFTEPPPAKAEVHHAVLFRFSSTAGGHTANNAVHRQQWQPAAATMAAGAQAQLSMTMSDDEREQPPAAIRSAPPARRLSMFRAVVDGLRQMRSSAPPTPSSSMVVDDGWDTFSSFDLDTCEFSVDDELLCGDHMYFPDSMQQ